The Nocardia arthritidis genome has a window encoding:
- a CDS encoding DedA family protein, with translation MTSNLALLPRFMDPMYLLTESSLKHAVLPAILLIVFIETGLLFPLLPGDSLLFTGGLLSAQPHPPVELWVLLPAVAIVAFLGDQSGYWIGRGIGPAIFRKEDTRFFKKHYVTETHAFFEKHGPKTIILARFVPIVRTFMPVLAGVSKMDYRKFVAFDIVGAVLWGGGVTVLGYFLGNVEFIRKNVEAIFLLIVLISILPGIIAFAKRLLNRDASGSANGELAAPTNEPIH, from the coding sequence GTGACGAGCAACCTTGCCTTGCTGCCCCGTTTCATGGACCCGATGTATCTGCTCACCGAGTCCTCCCTGAAGCACGCGGTGCTGCCCGCCATTCTGCTGATCGTTTTCATCGAGACCGGTCTGCTTTTCCCACTCCTGCCCGGCGATTCGCTGCTGTTCACCGGCGGTCTGCTCAGCGCGCAACCGCATCCGCCGGTCGAGCTGTGGGTGTTGCTGCCCGCGGTGGCGATCGTCGCCTTCCTCGGCGACCAGTCCGGTTATTGGATCGGCCGGGGCATCGGCCCGGCGATCTTCCGCAAGGAGGACACCCGCTTCTTCAAGAAGCACTACGTCACCGAGACGCACGCCTTCTTCGAAAAACACGGGCCGAAGACGATCATCCTGGCCCGTTTCGTGCCGATCGTGCGCACCTTCATGCCGGTGCTCGCGGGCGTTTCGAAGATGGACTACCGCAAGTTCGTCGCCTTCGACATCGTCGGCGCGGTGCTGTGGGGCGGCGGCGTCACGGTCCTCGGCTACTTCCTGGGCAATGTGGAATTCATCCGCAAGAACGTCGAGGCGATCTTCCTGTTGATCGTGCTGATCTCGATCCTGCCCGGCATCATCGCCTTCGCGAAGCGGCTGCTCAACCGGGACGCGTCCGGTTCGGCAAACGGCGAGCTGGCCGCTCCGACGAACGAGCCCATCCACTGA